A window from Cryobacterium sp. SO1 encodes these proteins:
- a CDS encoding isopenicillin N synthase family oxygenase: MTTSAAAPTAALSLPILDLSRLDAGPEEAAAFRAELREVTHEYGFFYLTGHGVPAGLIKRVMTTSRAFFNLPEDDKMAIENLKSPHFRGYTRVGGELTQGKVDWREQIDIGAERPALELTTDDADYLRLEGPNQWPENLPALKEVMAQWRDELNDVALRLMQAWALSLGAPQDVFDAAFAEKPSTLIKIVRYPGKSDPTPKQGVGAHKDSGVLTLLFVEPGKGGLQVEKDGEWIDAPPLDGAFVVNIGELLEVATDGYLKATVHRVISPLIGTDRISIPFFYSPALDATIPVLTLPEELHAPGITVDPENPIFTTYGENVLKSRMRAHPDVAAIHHPDLVK; the protein is encoded by the coding sequence ATGACAACTTCAGCCGCCGCCCCCACCGCCGCTCTCTCCCTGCCGATCCTCGACCTCTCAAGGCTCGACGCAGGCCCGGAGGAAGCCGCGGCGTTCCGTGCGGAGCTGCGCGAAGTGACCCACGAATACGGGTTCTTCTACCTCACCGGCCATGGCGTTCCGGCCGGGCTGATCAAACGTGTCATGACCACCTCCCGGGCATTCTTCAACCTGCCCGAAGACGACAAAATGGCCATCGAGAACCTCAAGAGCCCGCATTTTCGCGGCTACACCCGGGTGGGCGGCGAACTCACCCAGGGCAAGGTGGACTGGCGCGAGCAGATCGACATCGGCGCGGAGCGCCCGGCGCTCGAGCTCACGACGGATGACGCCGACTACCTGCGCCTCGAGGGCCCCAACCAGTGGCCGGAGAACCTGCCAGCCCTCAAGGAGGTCATGGCCCAGTGGCGCGACGAGCTCAATGACGTCGCCCTCCGGCTGATGCAGGCGTGGGCGCTCTCCCTCGGCGCCCCGCAGGATGTTTTCGACGCTGCCTTCGCCGAGAAGCCGTCGACCCTGATCAAGATCGTTCGCTACCCCGGCAAGTCAGACCCCACACCCAAGCAGGGCGTCGGCGCACACAAGGACTCCGGTGTGCTCACGCTGCTGTTCGTCGAGCCCGGCAAGGGCGGCCTGCAGGTGGAGAAGGACGGCGAGTGGATCGACGCTCCCCCGCTCGACGGCGCCTTCGTGGTGAACATCGGCGAACTGCTCGAGGTGGCCACGGATGGCTACCTCAAGGCCACCGTGCACCGGGTGATCTCCCCGCTGATCGGCACCGACCGCATCTCGATCCCGTTCTTCTACAGCCCGGCGCTGGATGCCACCATCCCGGTGCTCACGCTTCCGGAGGAACTGCACGCCCCCGGCATCACCGTGGACCCGGAGAACCCGATCTTCACCACCTACGGCGAGAACGTGCTCAAGAGCCGGATGCGCGCGCACCCCGACGTCGCGGCGATCCACCACCCCGACCTGGTCAAGTAG